A window of Longispora fulva contains these coding sequences:
- a CDS encoding LysR family transcriptional regulator codes for MRLGFHHLEVLVTVADAGSIRKAAQVLQVAQPAVTTQLHRIETTLGVRLFDRNRDGVTPTELGRYAVTRARELLAGIEELATTLSSLAREELPNLALRVGGVAGPFVLDLVNVLHELIPGRETATVMEPMVGTLLDQVASGDLDLVVVHEFPGFEVRAPEHVDLVTIIAAEPVFAMVADSHPAAVKPAIGLADLAGDDWVMMTPDDTGLYARLRIICEAAGFTPRFRHAANDSSAAVAIVADAQAVSGMYATGRQLPGIMVRPLAGTPHTRRIMLAWRQDSEIADLGGDIVQRLMERYFQLADDRPHYAAWLAEHGREAILKPPPGPR; via the coding sequence CGCCGGCAGCATCCGCAAGGCGGCCCAGGTGCTCCAGGTCGCCCAGCCGGCCGTGACGACGCAGTTGCACCGGATCGAGACGACGCTCGGGGTGCGGTTGTTCGACCGCAATCGCGACGGGGTCACCCCGACAGAACTCGGCCGGTACGCCGTCACCCGGGCCCGGGAGCTCCTGGCCGGTATCGAGGAGCTGGCGACCACGTTGAGCAGCCTGGCCAGGGAGGAACTGCCGAACCTGGCCCTGCGGGTGGGCGGGGTCGCGGGCCCGTTCGTTCTGGATCTGGTCAACGTGCTGCACGAGCTGATCCCGGGTCGCGAGACCGCCACGGTGATGGAACCGATGGTCGGCACCCTGTTGGACCAGGTCGCCTCCGGGGACCTCGACCTGGTGGTCGTGCACGAGTTCCCCGGCTTCGAGGTGCGCGCGCCCGAACACGTCGACCTGGTCACGATCATCGCCGCCGAGCCGGTGTTCGCCATGGTCGCCGACAGCCATCCGGCCGCGGTCAAGCCGGCCATCGGCCTCGCGGACCTGGCCGGCGACGACTGGGTGATGATGACGCCCGACGATACGGGCCTGTACGCGCGGCTGCGGATCATCTGCGAGGCCGCCGGGTTCACGCCGCGCTTCCGGCACGCGGCCAACGACTCCTCGGCGGCCGTGGCCATCGTCGCCGACGCCCAGGCGGTCAGCGGCATGTACGCCACCGGCCGCCAACTGCCCGGCATCATGGTGCGGCCCCTCGCCGGGACCCCGCACACCCGGCGGATCATGCTCGCCTGGCGGCAGGACTCCGAGATCGCCGATCTCGGCGGCGACATCGTCCAGCGGCTCATGGAACGCTACTTCCAGCTCGCCGACGACCGGCCGCACTATGCTGCGTGGCTGGCCGAGCACGGCCGCGAGGCGATTCTCAAACCGCCTCCGGGGCCACGCTGA